In Methanococcus maripaludis, a single window of DNA contains:
- a CDS encoding helicase C-terminal domain-containing protein — protein MIPESPNMLEYIPEDFKYWRKYQQEKIEEILGHISNGKKIIVLNAPTGAGKSLYNISVGSILNSLNENNNAFVLTSTKMLQNQYSDEFPEVMVIKGRANYPCKSWEWLYNLRKNEDAKKGKKTEEYAPKTCEDCYKIAKNTKCNFEGICEYKVAKKEALESTFACMNMAYFILAVPNEEVGFENRTLCIIDEAHHIEDTLMNHYTIEITKKRVEKLRKSLKEQKEVNFPKEKWNGILPVNIYFKDIINYAVDAAFENIYEGEAELLNFLKKTVYSDIKLILDKPLVSKDIFFMKVKNQKNLVNMSNLERKQKLISYSKMFLPSNYIDLSESETTRFMDSIEKYQKRIKNAINLFDDLYKIEEIQESGEMGAKWIPTHVERNYGKNVGTHLEKIILKPIDVKDLKEELFDQADFYILSSATLSKQHMKDLGFNEKDYAVVSVPASFPVKNRPLKVINEFNMNYENLNKKDYFKKAVEKLDLILKHHENERGIIHVSSNKLMNDIFKNSKYKNRMIKVTSNGNLLDGIESIDSGLHYHEKNNNSVLISPSLHTGVDFRDDKARFQIIFKVPFMAGDEQVSARRRKDPNWYFGKAVTQMIQSYGRTTRSVDDYSVTYILDKRALHYLKNDNFTPEWVKEAVIKYDTVEDALEDNNCFSKK, from the coding sequence ATGATCCCAGAATCTCCAAATATGCTAGAATATATCCCAGAAGACTTTAAGTACTGGCGAAAGTACCAGCAGGAAAAAATTGAGGAGATTTTAGGCCATATTTCAAACGGTAAGAAAATAATTGTTTTAAATGCGCCAACTGGAGCTGGAAAATCACTTTACAATATTTCAGTTGGTTCAATTTTAAATTCATTGAACGAAAATAACAATGCTTTTGTTTTAACTTCAACAAAAATGCTTCAAAATCAGTATTCAGACGAGTTTCCCGAAGTAATGGTAATTAAAGGACGTGCAAATTACCCTTGTAAATCATGGGAATGGCTTTACAATTTAAGAAAGAATGAAGATGCTAAAAAAGGGAAAAAAACTGAAGAATACGCGCCAAAAACCTGTGAAGACTGTTATAAAATTGCTAAAAACACAAAATGTAACTTCGAAGGAATTTGTGAATATAAAGTTGCTAAAAAAGAGGCTTTGGAATCTACTTTCGCATGCATGAATATGGCTTACTTTATCCTTGCAGTTCCAAACGAAGAAGTAGGCTTTGAAAACAGGACTTTATGTATTATTGACGAAGCACACCATATCGAAGATACATTAATGAATCACTATACAATTGAAATTACCAAAAAACGTGTAGAAAAGTTAAGAAAGAGTTTAAAAGAACAAAAAGAAGTTAACTTTCCAAAAGAAAAATGGAATGGAATTCTACCCGTAAATATCTATTTTAAAGATATTATTAACTACGCAGTCGATGCAGCATTTGAAAATATCTACGAAGGGGAAGCTGAGCTCTTAAATTTTTTGAAAAAAACAGTTTACAGCGATATAAAACTAATCCTCGATAAGCCGTTGGTATCTAAAGATATCTTTTTTATGAAAGTTAAAAACCAAAAAAACCTAGTAAATATGTCTAATTTAGAAAGAAAACAGAAATTGATTAGTTATTCAAAAATGTTTTTACCTTCAAACTATATCGACCTTTCAGAATCTGAAACAACGAGATTTATGGATTCTATTGAAAAATACCAAAAAAGAATAAAAAATGCCATAAATTTATTCGATGATTTATACAAAATTGAAGAAATTCAAGAATCTGGCGAAATGGGTGCTAAATGGATTCCAACCCATGTTGAAAGAAATTATGGAAAAAATGTTGGAACCCATTTAGAAAAAATCATTTTAAAACCAATCGACGTTAAAGACTTAAAAGAAGAACTGTTCGATCAGGCTGATTTCTATATTTTATCATCTGCAACGCTTTCAAAGCAGCATATGAAAGATTTAGGATTTAATGAAAAAGATTATGCAGTTGTAAGTGTTCCTGCATCATTTCCAGTTAAAAACAGGCCATTAAAAGTAATAAATGAATTTAACATGAATTATGAAAATTTAAATAAAAAAGACTATTTTAAAAAAGCTGTTGAAAAGTTGGATTTAATATTAAAACATCACGAAAATGAGCGTGGAATCATACACGTTTCATCAAATAAGCTCATGAATGATATTTTTAAAAATTCGAAATATAAAAACAGGATGATAAAAGTAACTTCTAATGGAAATCTGCTTGATGGAATAGAATCTATCGATTCTGGATTACATTATCATGAAAAGAATAATAACAGTGTTTTAATTTCACCAAGTCTCCATACTGGAGTTGATTTTAGGGATGACAAAGCAAGATTTCAGATTATCTTTAAAGTTCCATTCATGGCAGGAGATGAACAGGTGTCTGCAAGACGAAGGAAGGATCCAAACTGGTATTTTGGAAAAGCAGTAACCCAGATGATTCAGTCTTACGGAAGAACTACCCGTTCGGTAGATGATTATTCTGTAACGTATATATTAGATAAACGAGCACTTCATTATTTAAAAAATGATAATTTTACCCCCGAATGGGTAAAAGAAGCTGTTATTAAATATGATACTGTTGAAGATGCTTTAGAAGATAATAATTGTTTTAGTAAAAAATAA